The following proteins come from a genomic window of Eulemur rufifrons isolate Redbay chromosome 26, OSU_ERuf_1, whole genome shotgun sequence:
- the CXXC4 gene encoding CXXC-type zinc finger protein 4, which produces MNTNVCVEPGPSPEAPGLPKESHLPEGALNSLVDYNSEVERYRSFASSFYKTNGGAFPQAAKIARITTPIFPGSAAAAAAAARIGMSPWNCDNAATAAAATAMLWGSGGGGGGGGGGGGGGGGGGRKPSSSSSSSSSSSSSAAAAAAAAVASSPAGLPAGGGGRTGAHPRGDAARLGKAGCAPEPALQMANGNFLPGLAPEHCRPLAGECMNKLKCGAAEAELMNLPERVGTFSAIPALGGISLPPGVIVMTALHSPAAASAAVSDSAFQIANLADCPQTHSSSSSSSSAGGAGGANPAKKKRKRCGVCVPCKRLINCGVCSSCRNRKTGHQICKFRKCEELKKKPGTPLERTPVPSAEAFRWFF; this is translated from the coding sequence ATGAACACCAACGTCTGCGTGGAGCCGGGGCCGAGCCCCGAGGCGCCGGGCCTGCCCAAGGAGAGCCACCTGCCCGAGGGCGCGCTCAACAGCCTGGTGGATTACAACTCGGAGGTGGAGCGCTACCGCTCCTTCGCCTCCTCCTTCTACAAGACCAACGGCGGCGCCTTCCCGCAGGCGGCCAAGATCGCGCGCATCACCACGCCGATCTTCCCGGgcagcgccgccgccgccgcggccgccgcgcGCATCGGCATGTCCCCCTGGAACTGCGACAACGCGGCCacggccgccgccgccaccgccatgCTCTGGGgcagcggcgggggcgggggcggcggcggcggcggcggcggcggcggcggcgggggcggcaggaaaccctcctcctcttcctcctcctcctcctcctcctcctcctccgcggccgccgccgccgccgccgccgtcgccTCGTCCCCGGCGGGGCTGCccgcgggcggcggcggcaggaCGGGCGCGCACCCCCGCGGCGACGCGGCGCGCCTGGGCAAGGCGGGCTGCGCGCCGGAGCCCGCGCTGCAGATGGCGAACGGCAACTTCCTGCCGGGCCTGGCCCCCGAGCACTGCCGGCCGCTGGCGGGCGAGTGCATGAACAAGCTCAAGTGCGGCGCGGCCGAGGCGGAGCTCATGAACCTGCCCGAGCGCGTGGGGACCTTCTCCGCCATCCCGGCGCTGGGGGGCATCTCGCTACCCCCGGGGGTCATCGTCATGACGGCGCTGCACTCCCCCGCCGCGGCCTCGGCGGCCGTCTCGGACAGCGCGTTCCAGATCGCCAACCTGGCGGACTGCCCGCAGAcgcactcctcctcctcctcctcgtcctcggcCGGGGGGGCCGGCGGCGCCAACCCGGCCAAGAAGAAGCGGAAACGGTGCGGGGTGTGCGTGCCCTGCAAGCGGCTCATCAACTGCGGCGTGTGCAGCAGCTGCAGGAACCGCAAAACCGGACACCAGATCTGCAAGTTTAGGAAATGCGAAGAGCTAAAGAAAAAGCCCGGCACTCCGCTAGAG